The Streptomyces cynarae genome contains a region encoding:
- a CDS encoding inositol monophosphatase family protein yields MDYAFDAPPVDRELLDFAVRLAGRAGQLSARRFFSDDWHSRLKEDGTEVTEIDVAVEELMRDELSRRMPDDGIFGEEAGSTGGLSGRRWIIDPINGTTYFTHRVPLFSNDLAYEDEHGPAIGVINMPLSQQMIAAGRGLGCWVLPGPDPDLPSGRRAQVTERTNLGGARTLMHNPAGWPEELLCALHRRVLLMPSTGMIAALVTGRVDAGVIAGPPMGYEDVAPMPVIVTEAGGRVTDLDGASVLEGDMSVLITNGRLHDEFLQLVNGLPHSRDYRALDDGE; encoded by the coding sequence ATGGACTACGCGTTCGATGCCCCGCCCGTCGACCGGGAGCTTCTGGACTTCGCTGTTCGCCTGGCCGGTCGTGCCGGGCAGTTGTCGGCGCGACGCTTCTTCAGCGATGACTGGCACAGCCGTCTCAAGGAGGACGGCACCGAGGTCACCGAGATCGACGTGGCGGTTGAGGAGCTGATGAGGGACGAGTTGAGCCGGCGGATGCCGGACGACGGGATCTTCGGAGAGGAGGCCGGCTCGACCGGCGGGTTGTCAGGACGGCGATGGATCATCGACCCCATCAACGGCACGACATACTTCACCCACCGAGTGCCGCTGTTCTCGAACGATCTCGCCTACGAGGACGAGCACGGGCCGGCCATCGGCGTGATCAACATGCCGCTGAGCCAGCAGATGATCGCGGCGGGCCGCGGATTGGGCTGCTGGGTGCTGCCGGGACCGGACCCGGATCTGCCATCGGGCCGCCGCGCCCAGGTCACGGAACGGACCAACCTGGGCGGGGCGAGGACGTTGATGCACAACCCGGCCGGTTGGCCGGAAGAACTCCTTTGCGCTCTCCACCGCCGGGTCCTGCTGATGCCCTCAACCGGCATGATCGCGGCTCTGGTGACGGGCCGAGTCGATGCCGGCGTCATCGCCGGTCCGCCGATGGGCTATGAAGACGTCGCTCCGATGCCCGTCATCGTCACGGAGGCGGGCGGCCGGGTGACCGACCTGGACGGAGCGTCCGTGCTGGAAGGCGACATGTCGGTGCTCATCACCAACGGTCGACTGCACGACGAGTTCCTGCAGTTGGTGAACGGCCTGCCGCACAGCCGCGACTATCGGGCCCTCGACGACGGCGAATAG
- a CDS encoding WXG100 family type VII secretion target, protein MPGQLTVKLEDLAQAAEDIGSIANAIQDHLAELDDAVRRIADTWEGDAHDAFHGYCRQWRSSSRDLHRALRDLQKIVETAHGNYAGARAANVRMWRGR, encoded by the coding sequence ATGCCGGGGCAACTGACAGTCAAGTTAGAGGACCTAGCTCAGGCCGCCGAGGACATCGGCTCGATAGCCAACGCGATCCAGGACCACCTGGCCGAGCTGGACGATGCCGTGCGCCGAATAGCGGACACATGGGAGGGCGACGCCCATGACGCATTCCACGGCTACTGCCGGCAATGGCGCTCCTCCTCCCGTGACTTGCACCGTGCGCTGCGCGACCTGCAGAAAATCGTCGAAACGGCACATGGCAACTACGCGGGGGCGCGGGCCGCCAATGTGCGTATGTGGCGCGGCCGATGA
- a CDS encoding TetR/AcrR family transcriptional regulator C-terminal domain-containing protein: protein MQDTAAAAGRDRLNRAKVLRAAVELADEDGFEALTMRRLAARLGVVPMALYKHVADKRELLDGMVDLVFAEVEVPVDVDWRTAMRARASSMRQALLRHPWAVGRMETGTPGPANLHHHNAVMRCLRRDAGFPFRMAVHAYNLMDAYIYGFALQEKTLAGDIPAEAARRREAVVDRQPSGTDDYPYLAEVVTELAKTGFDFADEFEFGLGLILDGLSRTRQHAPTGTSHTPETGPNPPQRPSTR from the coding sequence ATGCAGGACACCGCCGCAGCCGCCGGACGGGACCGGCTCAACCGCGCCAAGGTGCTACGCGCCGCCGTCGAGTTGGCGGATGAGGACGGCTTCGAGGCACTGACCATGCGCAGGCTGGCGGCCCGGCTCGGCGTCGTGCCCATGGCGCTCTACAAGCATGTGGCGGACAAGCGCGAGCTGCTTGACGGCATGGTCGACCTGGTCTTCGCCGAGGTCGAGGTGCCCGTCGACGTCGACTGGCGTACCGCCATGCGCGCACGCGCCTCGTCGATGCGGCAGGCTCTGCTCCGGCACCCGTGGGCGGTTGGCCGGATGGAGACGGGTACTCCAGGGCCGGCGAACCTGCACCACCACAACGCTGTGATGCGGTGCCTCCGCCGTGACGCAGGCTTTCCTTTCCGCATGGCCGTGCACGCGTACAACCTGATGGACGCCTACATCTACGGGTTCGCCCTCCAGGAGAAGACCCTCGCCGGCGATATCCCGGCAGAGGCGGCGCGACGACGAGAAGCCGTCGTCGACCGGCAACCGTCGGGGACCGACGACTACCCCTACCTCGCCGAGGTGGTCACGGAACTGGCGAAGACCGGGTTCGACTTCGCCGATGAGTTCGAGTTCGGGCTCGGCCTCATCCTCGATGGCCTCAGTCGCACGCGTCAGCACGCACCGACGGGCACCTCCCACACGCCCGAGACCGGGCCGAACCCGCCGCAGCGGCCGTCAACTCGGTGA
- a CDS encoding pentapeptide repeat-containing protein — protein sequence MIAVALVGVAALAVLFVVLLVLPGMVVDHDLAGGHLAAADRMNAVNNVRTTLLQAVGGSVVLFGAYATWRQLRVSQDGLNATREGNVTDRFSRAVEQLGSDKLDVRIGGIYALWRIADHSARDHEAVVSIMAAYLRTHLPWPPQEPGALAADASINSVRPLETRAADAQVALTCLGVLGQERRPGWLNVSFTDLRRADCDGLWLNGVNLDATCLEAASVYQANLSGASLIEANLRHAELGTSILHQVRCLEADLRGARLVKADLREADFSSADLREANLRKARAHGAANASPEHLACAAGRWGIRWRSTAWLSSDGCAPGRPTVRWRRPVSEGVHAVDRQGRRAGVQLRSSVHAGRGR from the coding sequence ATGATCGCCGTGGCGTTGGTCGGGGTGGCCGCACTGGCCGTGCTGTTCGTCGTGCTTCTGGTCCTTCCAGGGATGGTGGTGGACCACGATCTCGCCGGCGGCCACCTTGCCGCCGCGGATCGGATGAACGCGGTGAACAACGTGCGTACCACGCTCCTGCAGGCGGTCGGTGGCTCTGTCGTCCTGTTCGGCGCCTACGCCACCTGGCGGCAGTTGCGTGTCAGCCAGGACGGGCTGAACGCCACCCGGGAGGGCAATGTCACCGATCGCTTCAGCCGGGCTGTAGAACAGCTCGGCAGTGACAAGCTGGACGTGCGGATCGGCGGCATCTATGCACTGTGGCGGATCGCGGACCACTCCGCCCGTGACCACGAGGCCGTCGTCTCGATCATGGCGGCATACCTTCGGACGCACCTGCCGTGGCCGCCACAGGAGCCGGGTGCCCTGGCGGCGGACGCCTCGATCAACTCGGTGCGCCCGCTGGAGACTCGTGCCGCCGATGCTCAAGTGGCGCTCACCTGCCTTGGGGTCCTTGGCCAGGAACGCAGACCGGGTTGGCTCAACGTCAGCTTCACCGACCTTCGTCGAGCCGACTGCGACGGGCTGTGGCTGAACGGCGTCAACCTCGACGCCACATGCCTGGAAGCGGCGAGCGTGTACCAGGCCAACCTGAGCGGGGCGTCACTGATCGAGGCCAACCTGCGGCATGCCGAACTCGGGACGTCGATTCTCCACCAGGTGCGCTGTCTCGAAGCCGATCTGCGCGGCGCACGCCTGGTCAAGGCCGACCTGCGGGAGGCGGACTTCTCCAGTGCGGATCTCAGGGAGGCGAACCTGCGCAAGGCTCGGGCCCATGGGGCGGCAAATGCATCGCCGGAACATCTGGCTTGCGCAGCCGGTAGATGGGGGATCCGCTGGCGATCGACTGCGTGGCTGTCTTCAGATGGGTGCGCTCCAGGTCGTCCCACGGTTCGATGGCGGCGACCAGTTTCAGAAGGCGTGCACGCGGTTGACCGTCAGGGGCGGCGAGCAGGTGTTCAGTTGAGGTCATCTGTGCATGCTGGCAGGGGCCGCTGA
- a CDS encoding cupin domain-containing protein, whose amino-acid sequence MSAEHAHLPPGVEVIAALPEAAARIPADAEARTIRVTLPPGDPGAPPHRHPGPVFGYVTQGEILFELEGQPPRVLKAGDALFEPGGDVIHYQGANNLPDAQSQLVVTMFAPPGTPVLTVVGAEELAERRHLRVTRP is encoded by the coding sequence ATGAGCGCCGAGCACGCACACCTGCCCCCGGGCGTTGAGGTGATCGCTGCCCTGCCGGAAGCGGCGGCCCGGATACCGGCCGACGCCGAGGCCAGGACCATCCGGGTCACCCTGCCACCCGGTGACCCCGGTGCGCCGCCGCACCGACACCCCGGGCCGGTCTTCGGCTACGTGACCCAGGGCGAGATCCTCTTCGAGCTGGAGGGGCAGCCGCCCCGGGTGCTCAAAGCCGGTGACGCCCTGTTCGAGCCTGGGGGCGACGTGATCCATTACCAGGGCGCCAACAACCTCCCGGACGCGCAGTCACAGCTGGTGGTGACCATGTTCGCGCCGCCGGGTACCCCGGTTCTGACCGTGGTCGGCGCCGAGGAACTGGCCGAACGACGACACCTACGGGTTACCCGGCCCTGA
- a CDS encoding MBL fold metallo-hydrolase, translating into MSHLAPGVIHIATSKTNNAYLIDGDDGLTLVDVGNGKAVDLLLRTIAELGRDPADLNRIVLTHAHPDHVQGAPALREHTSARVLIHAADAAWLANGRVPVDGRSSPAARRFDQLPVAHWTPFKPDATVEDGELIAGSGGLRVIHTPGHSPGHIALLHEPTRTALVGDAVFHARRLGYGPATFAAEPAARASGAARIPTNVTAVGFGHGTPLTGPGVDAFQAFLAQQR; encoded by the coding sequence GTGTCGCACCTTGCTCCCGGCGTCATCCACATCGCCACATCCAAGACCAACAACGCCTACCTGATCGACGGTGACGACGGCCTGACCCTCGTCGACGTCGGCAACGGCAAAGCCGTCGATCTGCTGCTGCGCACGATCGCCGAGTTGGGCCGAGACCCTGCCGACCTGAACCGGATCGTGCTCACCCATGCCCACCCCGACCACGTACAGGGCGCGCCCGCACTGCGGGAGCACACCAGCGCCCGTGTCCTGATCCATGCAGCCGACGCCGCTTGGCTGGCCAACGGACGGGTGCCGGTGGACGGCCGGTCCAGCCCGGCAGCCCGGCGGTTCGACCAGCTTCCGGTCGCGCATTGGACGCCGTTCAAACCCGATGCGACGGTCGAAGACGGCGAACTCATCGCCGGTTCCGGCGGGTTACGTGTGATTCACACGCCAGGCCATTCACCCGGCCATATTGCGCTGCTGCACGAACCCACCCGCACGGCGCTGGTCGGCGACGCAGTGTTCCACGCCCGCCGCCTTGGCTACGGGCCGGCCACCTTCGCCGCTGAGCCCGCAGCCCGCGCATCCGGCGCCGCCCGGATTCCCACCAACGTCACCGCAGTCGGCTTCGGCCACGGCACCCCGCTGACCGGACCGGGAGTGGATGCGTTCCAGGCATTCCTGGCCCAGCAACGCTGA
- a CDS encoding WXG100-like domain-containing protein, with the protein MSRPADGGGSGGPINLYPEDLYSVGLHFASGQDTIDSIASTLNAALQNAGGMAGNDDYGHKFGAKYDPAAKALFTALSASARAIGQASTALVTTANNFLKADHHSNAKAGGSGPDQFSPPGVFTDVTYPDPASAIGPGDSSMPDAIAKYWPNGHQDKLRAAADAYRTASTAIDTLGAGLHRHVLAITENNSDDSIDAMAEFWSKIWQDGQGGGKAPLSTAKHACDELAKACDSFAQAIDDAHSQTESKMAEAGIAIGLTTAAGVLLTVFTGGGSDAAAGALDATEAAAILGDVEVTLDSAVTSIGTEMIADIEISLQAAAEGVPEIEAVDAETTEVSQVLERELAETEAREPAGVGGRGGGGGGGDEPPTGGGDDEPPADDSGDEGLPKSYEEKSKAVRDVMSDDQGNLVGEEDAKGVRMVTEEELQQARQKLFERLGEPEIKATPKGNIEVWRLSDDPPSTVTYRPFSKSGGPTIDMNDVDGLDAKRLHIPQH; encoded by the coding sequence ATGAGCCGCCCGGCCGACGGCGGCGGCAGCGGCGGACCCATCAACCTCTATCCGGAGGACCTCTACAGCGTTGGTCTGCACTTCGCGAGCGGTCAGGACACCATCGACTCCATCGCCAGCACGCTGAATGCGGCGCTTCAGAACGCCGGAGGCATGGCGGGAAACGATGACTACGGGCACAAGTTCGGTGCGAAGTACGACCCGGCGGCCAAGGCTCTTTTCACCGCGCTGTCCGCTTCCGCTCGTGCGATCGGCCAGGCGTCCACCGCCTTGGTGACCACTGCCAACAACTTCCTCAAGGCCGACCACCATTCCAACGCCAAGGCAGGCGGCAGCGGGCCCGACCAGTTCTCGCCGCCAGGGGTGTTCACCGATGTGACATACCCGGACCCGGCCTCGGCGATCGGGCCCGGAGACTCCTCCATGCCTGACGCCATCGCCAAGTACTGGCCCAACGGGCACCAGGACAAACTGCGAGCAGCAGCTGACGCGTATCGGACCGCGTCCACCGCCATCGACACCCTCGGTGCAGGACTGCACCGGCACGTGCTGGCCATCACCGAAAACAATTCCGACGACTCCATCGACGCGATGGCCGAATTCTGGAGCAAAATCTGGCAGGACGGCCAGGGCGGCGGTAAAGCTCCACTTTCCACCGCGAAGCACGCCTGCGACGAGCTTGCCAAAGCATGCGACTCCTTCGCTCAGGCCATCGACGACGCGCACAGTCAAACCGAATCCAAGATGGCCGAGGCAGGTATCGCCATCGGCTTGACCACGGCGGCCGGTGTTCTGCTCACCGTCTTCACGGGCGGCGGTTCGGACGCTGCTGCAGGAGCCCTCGACGCAACGGAGGCTGCCGCGATCCTCGGCGATGTCGAGGTCACTCTCGACTCGGCCGTCACCTCTATCGGCACCGAGATGATCGCGGACATCGAGATCTCCCTCCAGGCCGCCGCCGAGGGCGTCCCCGAGATCGAGGCGGTAGACGCCGAGACAACCGAGGTCAGCCAGGTTCTCGAACGAGAGCTCGCCGAGACGGAAGCCCGTGAACCAGCCGGCGTCGGCGGACGCGGGGGAGGCGGCGGAGGCGGCGACGAACCTCCGACCGGAGGTGGCGACGACGAACCGCCCGCGGACGACTCCGGAGATGAAGGACTGCCGAAGTCCTATGAGGAGAAGTCAAAGGCCGTTCGCGACGTCATGTCGGACGACCAAGGGAACCTCGTCGGCGAGGAGGACGCCAAAGGCGTACGCATGGTAACCGAGGAAGAACTGCAGCAGGCGCGTCAAAAACTGTTCGAGCGCCTCGGTGAGCCAGAGATCAAGGCGACGCCCAAGGGGAACATCGAGGTCTGGCGGCTGTCCGATGACCCTCCGTCCACGGTGACGTATCGGCCGTTCAGCAAGTCAGGGGGCCCTACCATTGACATGAACGACGTAGACGGCCTGGACGCCAAGCGACTCCACATACCGCAACACTGA
- a CDS encoding RNA polymerase sigma-70 factor, with amino-acid sequence MDEQQQLTDDSLDEATNAFERLRPRLFGIAYRILGSVSEAEDVVQDVWPRWQGADRSAVRDPGAFLAKITTRLAINVAQSARVRREAYVGPWLPEPVDTSVDPQVGAERGEALEMAVLLVLQKLNPVERAAYVLREAFGYAYDEIAGMLQLSQANTRQILSRARKRLSAERREPVEAAQHRRLVEAFVAAAQHGDVAALESVLSADVVAYADGNGMRGVARVEIVGAERVARVSAFAKKFFPGAEYGVAQANGRPSLLLVQDGVTVALVSVTAGPDGIDTLYWVLAPDKLRAYERSTRRPTGRP; translated from the coding sequence ATGGACGAGCAACAGCAGCTCACCGACGACTCCCTCGACGAAGCGACGAACGCGTTCGAGCGATTGCGTCCCCGGCTGTTCGGTATCGCCTACCGCATCCTGGGCAGCGTGTCCGAGGCTGAGGACGTCGTGCAGGACGTGTGGCCGCGCTGGCAGGGTGCCGACCGGAGCGCGGTGCGGGATCCCGGGGCGTTCCTGGCGAAGATCACCACGCGTCTGGCGATCAACGTGGCTCAGTCGGCGCGGGTTCGCCGTGAGGCGTACGTGGGGCCGTGGCTGCCGGAGCCCGTGGACACCAGTGTGGATCCGCAGGTCGGCGCGGAGCGCGGCGAGGCGCTGGAGATGGCCGTGCTGCTGGTCCTTCAGAAGCTGAACCCCGTGGAACGGGCGGCCTACGTGCTGCGGGAGGCGTTCGGTTACGCGTACGACGAGATCGCGGGCATGCTCCAGCTGAGCCAGGCCAATACGCGGCAGATCCTCAGCCGGGCCCGTAAGCGCCTGTCCGCCGAGCGGCGGGAACCCGTCGAGGCGGCCCAGCACCGACGGCTGGTCGAGGCCTTCGTCGCCGCCGCGCAGCACGGTGACGTCGCCGCGCTCGAGAGTGTGCTGTCGGCGGACGTCGTCGCCTACGCGGACGGGAACGGCATGCGCGGTGTGGCACGGGTGGAGATCGTGGGAGCCGAGCGCGTGGCCAGGGTCAGCGCCTTCGCGAAGAAGTTCTTCCCCGGGGCTGAGTACGGCGTGGCCCAGGCGAACGGCCGACCCAGCCTGCTGCTCGTCCAGGACGGGGTCACGGTCGCTCTGGTGAGCGTCACCGCGGGACCGGACGGTATCGACACGCTGTACTGGGTCCTGGCGCCCGACAAGCTGAGGGCCTACGAGCGGTCGACTCGCAGACCCACGGGACGCCCGTAG
- a CDS encoding Lrp/AsnC family transcriptional regulator yields the protein MPRPLCDRIDRAILDHLQRHGRTPNVDLAEAVRLSPSRRTKALEEDGVLAGYRADLDRERVGLGLTVFLSLKVEHSRTTSPVVEAALRAIDHMVACYVVSDDADFFVELAVPDLRTFEKVLTNQILANGPVRDARSTFCIRTVIGRGPLPLTSLARPACMTGWKMKQQAERRSGQLKRPLAEALSRTAM from the coding sequence ATGCCACGGCCCCTGTGCGACCGCATCGACCGGGCGATCCTGGACCACCTCCAGCGCCACGGACGCACCCCCAACGTCGACCTCGCCGAGGCCGTACGCCTGTCACCCTCGCGCCGCACCAAGGCGCTGGAGGAGGACGGGGTCCTGGCCGGCTACCGGGCCGATCTGGACCGCGAGCGCGTCGGCCTCGGGCTGACGGTGTTCCTCTCCCTCAAGGTCGAGCACTCCCGCACCACCTCCCCGGTGGTCGAAGCGGCACTGAGGGCGATCGACCACATGGTTGCCTGCTATGTGGTCTCCGACGACGCCGACTTCTTCGTCGAGCTAGCCGTGCCGGACCTACGCACCTTCGAAAAGGTGCTCACAAACCAGATCCTGGCCAACGGTCCCGTTCGCGACGCCCGCAGCACCTTCTGCATCCGCACCGTCATCGGTCGCGGCCCGCTACCGCTCACCTCCCTGGCTCGGCCCGCGTGCATGACCGGCTGGAAGATGAAGCAGCAAGCTGAGCGCCGGAGCGGCCAACTGAAGCGCCCACTGGCTGAAGCGCTCAGTCGCACCGCCATGTGA
- a CDS encoding MBL fold metallo-hydrolase, with translation MNEYSTDAAWRVDRRCTNCDAARQLAPGLIAEVAGRSSVVRQPRTAAEEKALHAAAFACHTRSIRHGARGPHPVLDPFPLRLTEHVHLCGHNSPHTAGANSYLLRRPAGNLMMIDTPRWSSALATKYSALGPITDVLLTHRDHAAHGRQYADRFGARLWIHEGDLASAPDADGILRGSEPIEITDGVTAHPLPGHTEGSVLYLADDTYCFSGDSFYWSRTADDVAVAESVTWYSITELAASLARTAPRVRFEWLLPGHGDRKQLPGDEFAHRMHDLVGRTAELSPRPIDFTALRW, from the coding sequence ATGAACGAGTACTCGACCGACGCCGCCTGGCGCGTCGATCGTCGCTGCACCAACTGCGACGCCGCCCGGCAGCTCGCACCGGGACTGATCGCCGAGGTCGCCGGCCGCTCCTCGGTCGTCCGCCAGCCGCGCACCGCCGCGGAGGAAAAGGCGTTACATGCCGCGGCATTCGCGTGCCACACCCGATCGATCCGGCACGGCGCACGCGGACCGCACCCGGTACTCGACCCCTTCCCGCTGCGCCTTACCGAGCACGTGCACCTGTGCGGGCACAACTCGCCGCACACTGCCGGCGCGAACTCCTACCTGCTGCGCCGACCAGCTGGAAATCTGATGATGATCGACACGCCGCGCTGGAGTTCCGCACTGGCCACGAAATACTCCGCCCTCGGCCCGATCACCGATGTGCTGCTCACCCATCGCGACCACGCCGCGCACGGCCGCCAATACGCCGACCGGTTCGGCGCCCGCCTGTGGATCCACGAAGGCGACCTGGCCTCCGCGCCGGACGCCGACGGCATTCTCCGGGGCAGCGAGCCGATCGAGATCACCGACGGCGTGACCGCTCACCCGCTGCCCGGGCACACCGAGGGCAGCGTGCTGTACCTCGCCGACGACACCTACTGCTTCAGCGGTGACAGTTTCTACTGGTCCCGGACCGCGGACGACGTCGCCGTTGCCGAGTCGGTCACCTGGTACTCCATCACCGAACTGGCCGCATCGCTGGCCCGTACGGCACCGCGCGTGCGCTTCGAATGGCTACTGCCAGGCCATGGCGACCGCAAGCAGTTGCCTGGCGACGAGTTCGCCCACCGGATGCACGACCTGGTCGGCCGCACCGCAGAGCTCTCGCCCCGACCCATCGACTTCACAGCACTGCGCTGGTAA
- a CDS encoding SDR family oxidoreductase — translation MTVLVTGSRGAVARTLIGLLRERGLAVRAASSRPGDPDTVHCDLTDPSTFTTALKGVTSVFLYAEPSRIGEFAHEATSAGVEHVVLLSSAAVLAPDAENSPLAKSHLDVEKALDASSLRTTSLRPGAFASNALAWSWSLRSGRPISLPFPGSHCDPIHEADIGEAALAVLIDAGLGGRPYTLTGPESLTFAEQIDVLSRVTGRSIPIREVTREEWREETAEYVPAAFADSLLDWWQSNDGSPVDLTPSVQELTGHPARTFATWARDHADDFRV, via the coding sequence ATGACCGTTCTCGTCACCGGGAGCCGCGGCGCCGTCGCCCGGACCCTCATCGGCCTGCTGCGCGAGCGTGGGCTTGCCGTTCGGGCGGCCTCCAGCCGCCCCGGCGACCCGGACACCGTCCACTGCGACCTGACCGACCCGTCCACTTTCACTACGGCGCTAAAGGGGGTGACCTCGGTCTTCCTTTATGCCGAGCCTTCCAGGATCGGCGAGTTCGCCCACGAGGCCACCAGCGCAGGGGTCGAGCACGTCGTGCTCCTGTCCTCCGCGGCAGTCCTCGCCCCCGACGCCGAGAACAGCCCGCTGGCCAAGTCCCACCTGGACGTGGAAAAGGCGCTCGACGCCTCCTCCCTCCGCACGACCTCGCTGCGCCCCGGAGCGTTCGCGAGCAACGCGCTGGCCTGGAGCTGGAGCCTGCGGTCGGGCCGGCCGATCAGCCTGCCCTTCCCCGGTTCCCACTGCGACCCCATCCATGAGGCCGACATCGGTGAGGCCGCCCTCGCCGTACTCATCGATGCCGGCCTGGGCGGACGCCCGTACACCCTGACCGGTCCGGAGTCCCTCACCTTCGCCGAGCAGATCGACGTCCTGAGCCGGGTGACCGGGCGGTCCATCCCCATCCGTGAGGTCACCCGCGAGGAGTGGAGGGAGGAGACGGCCGAGTACGTCCCGGCCGCCTTCGCCGACTCCCTGCTCGACTGGTGGCAGTCCAACGACGGCTCCCCGGTCGATCTCACCCCGTCCGTGCAGGAGCTGACCGGCCACCCCGCGCGCACCTTCGCGACCTGGGCGCGGGACCACGCCGACGACTTCCGGGTCTGA
- a CDS encoding MarR family winged helix-turn-helix transcriptional regulator, with the protein MSNRSELLARVVGESQRHYAAYTLFNQALADRIGLHPTDVQCIALLDLEPGPVTTGEIARLTGLASGSASRLVDRLEKAGFVERRHDPNDRRRALVALAPDAAARIAEVWETPGKAFGAMLDRYSDEQLEIIADYLRKAAEVGRDQARRLGTETA; encoded by the coding sequence ATGTCAAACCGGTCGGAGTTGCTCGCGCGTGTCGTCGGTGAGAGCCAGCGGCACTACGCGGCGTACACGCTGTTCAACCAGGCGCTCGCCGACCGGATCGGGCTGCACCCCACCGATGTGCAGTGCATCGCGCTGCTCGATCTGGAGCCCGGACCAGTGACGACCGGGGAGATCGCCCGCCTCACCGGCCTGGCGTCCGGATCGGCGTCCAGGCTGGTCGACCGCTTGGAGAAAGCGGGGTTCGTGGAGCGGCGGCACGACCCGAACGATCGCAGGCGGGCTCTGGTCGCTCTCGCCCCTGACGCGGCGGCGCGGATCGCGGAGGTGTGGGAAACCCCGGGCAAGGCGTTCGGTGCGATGCTCGACCGCTACAGCGACGAACAACTGGAGATCATCGCCGACTACCTCCGCAAGGCCGCCGAGGTGGGCCGCGACCAGGCCCGCCGCCTCGGCACCGAAACGGCGTAG
- a CDS encoding nitroreductase: MDVYEAVDSRRAVRAFSDEPVPKEVLDRVLTAATRAPSSGNLQPWHVYVVTGEPLAELKKRATARALAGDPGDEREYPMYPAELTSPYLDRFSAAAAQRYKALGIERDDPDRPTKIAALNSGAFGAPVVLFCYLDRTMGPGQWGDAGMYLQTVMLLLRAEGLHSCPQVMWTMYRKTVSQMVGADDRLALFCGVAVGFEKEGAPRLRTGRADMAETVSFIGV; this comes from the coding sequence GTGGATGTGTATGAAGCCGTGGACAGCCGCCGGGCCGTACGGGCGTTCAGCGATGAGCCAGTGCCGAAAGAGGTACTCGACCGAGTGCTGACTGCAGCTACGCGGGCTCCGTCGAGTGGGAACCTCCAGCCGTGGCATGTATACGTCGTGACCGGCGAGCCCCTGGCCGAACTGAAGAAGCGCGCGACCGCCAGGGCACTGGCGGGGGACCCGGGTGATGAGCGGGAGTATCCGATGTACCCGGCCGAACTGACCTCGCCGTATCTGGATCGCTTTTCCGCCGCGGCCGCCCAGCGGTACAAAGCGCTGGGCATCGAGCGCGACGACCCCGACAGGCCCACAAAGATCGCCGCCTTGAACTCGGGGGCGTTCGGGGCGCCGGTCGTGCTGTTCTGCTACCTCGACCGGACGATGGGGCCCGGACAGTGGGGGGACGCGGGGATGTACCTGCAGACGGTCATGCTGTTGCTGAGGGCGGAAGGGCTGCACAGCTGCCCTCAGGTGATGTGGACGATGTATCGCAAGACCGTCAGCCAGATGGTGGGAGCCGATGACAGGCTCGCGCTGTTCTGCGGTGTCGCGGTGGGATTCGAGAAGGAAGGCGCGCCACGACTGCGTACCGGGCGCGCGGACATGGCAGAAACAGTGAGCTTTATCGGGGTGTGA
- a CDS encoding SMI1/KNR4 family protein: MWREAAAEALPEVEFRAPVDATALAEAERRLGRGLPAQLTALLMETNGMVGEYGTDVVWTLDRIVEQNLLFWSPDTFSGLYMPFDPLLFFGDNGGGNQFAFVLTSERPDIFVWDHEDDSRLWAARELADYLHRSLGGDGDWYR, translated from the coding sequence ATGTGGAGAGAAGCCGCTGCCGAAGCCTTGCCCGAGGTCGAGTTCCGCGCACCCGTTGACGCGACTGCTCTAGCCGAAGCGGAGCGGCGCCTTGGCCGAGGCTTGCCGGCGCAGCTGACTGCTCTGCTGATGGAGACCAACGGGATGGTCGGCGAGTACGGGACTGACGTCGTATGGACCTTGGATCGGATTGTGGAGCAGAACCTGCTGTTCTGGTCCCCCGATACGTTCTCGGGCCTGTACATGCCCTTCGATCCGCTGTTGTTCTTCGGTGACAACGGAGGGGGCAACCAGTTCGCCTTCGTGCTGACATCTGAGCGTCCGGACATCTTCGTCTGGGACCACGAGGATGACAGTCGGCTGTGGGCTGCACGCGAGCTGGCGGACTACCTGCACCGTTCCCTCGGGGGCGATGGCGACTGGTACCGGTAG